The Gordonia sp. KTR9 genome contains a region encoding:
- the rlmN gene encoding 23S rRNA (adenine(2503)-C(2))-methyltransferase RlmN: MTSLPLVFDAPRRGRPPTHFADLDAAGRVAALAELGLPKFRADQLARQYYARLNGNVDEMTDLPAGSREGVRDKLFPQLLTPVRHISCDDDSTRKTLWRLHDGTLLESVLMRYTERNTLCISSQAGCGMACPFCATGQGGLDRNLSTAEIVDQVRAAARALRDGELGEPGRLSNVVFMGMGEPLANYKRVVNAVRQITSPAPDGLGISARSVTVSTVGLAPSIRRLADEGLAVTLAVSLHTPDDELRDTLVPVNNRWSVDEVLEAARYYADTTGRRVSIEYALIRDVNDQPWRADLLGQKLHRALGSLVHVNLIPLNPTPGSEWDASPKPVEREFVRRVREQGVSCTVRDTRGQEIAAACGQLAAEER; the protein is encoded by the coding sequence ATGACCTCATTGCCACTTGTGTTCGACGCGCCCCGACGCGGGCGTCCGCCGACACACTTCGCCGACCTCGACGCCGCCGGTCGCGTCGCGGCGCTGGCCGAGCTGGGGCTGCCGAAGTTCCGGGCCGATCAGCTGGCCCGTCAGTACTACGCGCGTCTCAACGGCAACGTCGACGAGATGACCGACCTGCCCGCAGGCTCCCGCGAAGGGGTGCGGGACAAGCTCTTCCCGCAGCTGTTGACCCCGGTCCGGCATATCTCCTGCGACGACGACTCCACCCGCAAGACGCTGTGGCGTCTGCACGACGGCACCCTCCTCGAGAGCGTTCTCATGCGCTACACCGAGCGGAACACCCTGTGTATCTCGAGCCAGGCCGGATGCGGCATGGCCTGCCCGTTCTGCGCGACCGGACAGGGCGGGCTCGATCGCAACCTGTCGACCGCCGAGATCGTCGACCAGGTCCGTGCTGCGGCTCGTGCGCTGCGTGACGGCGAACTCGGCGAACCCGGGCGCCTGTCGAACGTCGTGTTCATGGGCATGGGCGAGCCGCTGGCCAACTACAAGCGCGTGGTGAACGCAGTCCGGCAGATCACCTCGCCCGCGCCGGACGGTCTCGGGATCTCGGCACGCTCGGTGACCGTGTCGACCGTCGGCCTCGCGCCGTCGATCCGTCGTCTCGCCGACGAGGGCCTCGCGGTCACCCTCGCCGTCTCGCTCCACACGCCCGACGACGAGCTGCGCGACACCCTCGTCCCGGTGAACAACCGATGGTCGGTCGACGAGGTGCTCGAGGCGGCCCGCTACTACGCCGACACCACCGGACGACGCGTCTCGATCGAGTACGCCCTCATCCGGGACGTCAACGACCAGCCCTGGCGAGCCGACCTGCTGGGGCAGAAACTGCACCGTGCCCTCGGGTCACTCGTGCACGTGAACCTCATCCCGCTGAATCCGACGCCGGGCTCGGAATGGGACGCCAGTCCCAAACCGGTCGAACGCGAGTTCGTCCGGCGTGTCCGCGAGCAGGGAGTCTCGTGCACCGTCCGCGACACGCGCGGTCAGGAGATCGCCGCCGCCTGCGGACAGCTGGCCGCCGAGGAGCGCTGA
- a CDS encoding DUF2631 domain-containing protein yields MASTDVEHTVGHGEGGHVEVIDTGWRREPADAPSARFGWHGAATKTFYGAAIFFALFLLAMIIGNHTGHIEDLYLIAFAVGTLFFAVRGWWMNRGKWS; encoded by the coding sequence GTGGCAAGCACCGATGTGGAGCACACTGTGGGGCATGGCGAAGGGGGCCACGTCGAGGTCATCGACACCGGCTGGCGCCGCGAGCCCGCCGATGCCCCGTCCGCCCGGTTCGGCTGGCACGGTGCGGCGACCAAGACCTTCTACGGTGCGGCCATCTTCTTCGCGCTGTTCCTGCTCGCGATGATCATCGGCAACCACACCGGCCACATCGAGGACCTGTACCTCATCGCCTTCGCCGTGGGAACGCTGTTCTTCGCGGTCCGCGGCTGGTGGATGAACCGCGGAAAGTGGTCCTGA
- the dxr gene encoding 1-deoxy-D-xylulose-5-phosphate reductoisomerase: protein MPTRVLILGSTGSIGVQALEVVTEHPDLFEVVGLGAGGSHPGLLAEQAAAFGVPAARIAVADAARAPELSERLGGRVLGGPDAMCDLIDAVVADTGVDVILNAVVGSIGLAPSLTALRSGARLALANKESLVAGGALVLDAAAPGQIVPVDSEHSAIAQCLRAGTAAEVDRLVLTASGGPFRGWTRAQLEDVTPEQAGHHPTWSMGPMITLNSATLVNKALEVIEAHLLFGVDYDHIDVTVHPQSIVHSMVTFVDGATVAKASPPSMKLPIALALGWPDRVPGSSAACDFSTASSWTFEPVDDTVFPAIELARRAGSAGGSLTAVYNAANEAAAAGFFAGAIRFPRIVEVIEEVLGEADQWARTPGTVEEVFAADRWARDSAAQLVAAASF, encoded by the coding sequence GTGCCCACACGTGTGCTGATCCTCGGTTCCACCGGTTCCATCGGCGTCCAGGCGCTCGAGGTGGTCACCGAGCACCCCGACCTCTTCGAGGTGGTCGGCCTCGGTGCCGGCGGATCGCACCCCGGCCTCCTCGCCGAACAGGCCGCCGCGTTCGGCGTCCCGGCCGCGCGGATCGCCGTCGCGGACGCCGCGCGGGCACCGGAACTCTCCGAACGGCTCGGCGGCCGGGTGCTCGGCGGGCCCGACGCCATGTGCGACCTGATCGACGCGGTCGTCGCGGACACCGGGGTGGATGTGATCCTCAACGCGGTCGTCGGGTCGATCGGACTCGCGCCCAGTCTCACCGCACTCCGATCGGGTGCCCGGCTCGCGCTGGCCAACAAGGAGTCGCTCGTCGCCGGAGGCGCACTCGTCCTCGACGCGGCCGCGCCCGGGCAGATCGTGCCGGTCGACTCCGAGCACTCCGCCATCGCGCAGTGCCTGCGCGCCGGGACGGCAGCCGAGGTCGACCGGCTGGTCCTCACCGCCTCGGGTGGCCCGTTCCGGGGGTGGACCCGCGCGCAGCTCGAGGACGTCACCCCCGAGCAGGCCGGCCACCATCCCACGTGGTCGATGGGTCCGATGATCACGCTCAACTCGGCGACCCTGGTCAACAAGGCGCTCGAGGTCATCGAGGCGCATCTGCTGTTCGGCGTCGACTACGACCACATCGACGTCACCGTCCACCCGCAGTCGATCGTGCACTCGATGGTGACCTTCGTCGACGGCGCGACCGTGGCCAAGGCCTCACCGCCGTCGATGAAACTGCCCATCGCGCTGGCCCTGGGATGGCCGGACCGGGTGCCCGGTTCGTCGGCCGCGTGCGACTTCTCGACCGCGTCGTCGTGGACGTTCGAGCCCGTCGACGACACGGTGTTCCCGGCGATCGAGCTGGCGCGGCGCGCGGGAAGCGCGGGGGGCAGCCTGACGGCCGTCTACAACGCGGCCAACGAGGCCGCCGCGGCCGGGTTCTTCGCGGGCGCGATCAGGTTCCCGCGCATCGTCGAGGTCATCGAGGAGGTGCTCGGCGAGGCCGATCAGTGGGCCCGGACGCCAGGTACTGTGGAAGAGGTCTTCGCCGCCGATCGGTGGGCCCGGGATAGCGCTGCGCAGCTGGTCGCGGCCGCATCCTTCTGA
- a CDS encoding M50 family metallopeptidase translates to MSFAIGVTLFAVALLLSVAWHECGHMWAAQATGMKVRRYFVGFGPTIWSTRRGETEYGIKALPLGGFCDIAGMTPHEELAWDEKDRAMYKQKAWKRLVVLFAGPAQNFILGFVLIIIVGLTFGLPNLDPGPTPARVAETQCVPATSTIVDGERKDAPCAAGTGPAEVAGLLPGDDIVAINGQPVGQASDLTPVIRESTGPVALTVDRDGQRLELTMTPEPTTVTVNKSDGTTETQTYNMVGIAYDVPPGMIQYGVIDIVPGAFAFTGDLIVETWNALLSLPSKIGDLWTAVTGGERALDTPVSVYGASVLGGQAVERGLWDMFWMLLISINFFLGLFNLVPLLPLDGGHMAIVGYEKGRDTVRRWFGRAPGGAVDYYKLLPITYAAVVVMAGFMVLTLTADIVNPINPW, encoded by the coding sequence GTGAGTTTCGCGATCGGCGTGACGCTGTTTGCCGTGGCGCTGCTGCTGTCGGTCGCCTGGCATGAGTGTGGTCACATGTGGGCCGCGCAGGCGACGGGCATGAAGGTCCGACGGTACTTCGTCGGCTTCGGTCCCACGATCTGGTCCACCCGTCGAGGCGAGACCGAATACGGGATCAAGGCGCTGCCGCTGGGCGGCTTCTGCGACATCGCCGGGATGACCCCGCACGAAGAACTCGCCTGGGACGAGAAAGACCGGGCGATGTACAAGCAGAAGGCGTGGAAACGCCTCGTCGTGCTGTTCGCCGGACCGGCCCAGAACTTCATCCTCGGTTTCGTGCTGATCATCATCGTCGGACTGACGTTCGGTTTGCCGAATCTCGACCCAGGGCCGACCCCGGCGCGAGTTGCCGAGACGCAGTGCGTGCCGGCAACCAGCACGATCGTGGACGGTGAGCGGAAGGACGCGCCGTGTGCCGCCGGCACCGGTCCCGCGGAGGTCGCTGGACTACTCCCCGGCGACGACATCGTCGCGATCAACGGTCAGCCGGTCGGCCAGGCGTCGGACCTGACCCCGGTGATCCGCGAGTCGACCGGCCCGGTCGCACTGACTGTGGACCGTGATGGGCAGCGACTCGAACTGACCATGACGCCCGAGCCGACCACCGTCACCGTGAACAAGTCGGACGGCACGACGGAGACCCAGACCTACAACATGGTCGGCATCGCCTACGACGTCCCGCCGGGGATGATCCAGTACGGCGTGATCGACATCGTGCCCGGCGCGTTCGCCTTCACCGGTGACCTCATCGTCGAGACCTGGAACGCACTGCTGTCGCTGCCGTCGAAGATCGGTGACCTGTGGACGGCGGTCACCGGCGGGGAACGCGCGCTCGACACCCCGGTCAGCGTCTACGGTGCGTCGGTGCTCGGCGGCCAGGCCGTCGAGCGCGGTCTGTGGGACATGTTCTGGATGCTCCTGATCAGCATCAACTTCTTCCTGGGGCTGTTCAACCTGGTGCCGTTGCTCCCGCTCGACGGCGGGCACATGGCGATCGTCGGCTACGAGAAGGGGCGCGACACCGTGCGGCGCTGGTTCGGCCGCGCCCCCGGCGGTGCCGTCGACTACTACAAGCTGCTCCCGATCACCTATGCGGCGGTGGTGGTGATGGCCGGCTTCATGGTGCTCACGCTCACCGCCGACATCGTCAACCCGATCAATCCCTGGTGA
- the ispG gene encoding flavodoxin-dependent (E)-4-hydroxy-3-methylbut-2-enyl-diphosphate synthase: MNAPTPANAVPIGLGMPAGPPPVLAPRRKTRQFFVGSVGVGSDHPISVQSMTTTKTHDINATLQQIAELTASGCDIVRVACPRPEDAEALPIIAKKSKIPVIADIHFQPKYIFAAIDAGCAAVRVNPGNIKEFDGRVKEVAKAAGDAGIPIRIGVNAGSLDKRILQKYGKATPEALVESALWEAGLFEEHGFGDIKISVKHNDPVIMVEAYRQLAAACDYPLHLGVTEAGPSFQGTIKSAVAFGALLSEGIGDTIRVSLSAPPAEEIKVGDQILQSLNLRPRKLEIVSCPSCGRAQVDVYKLADEVTAGLEGMEVPLRVAVMGCVVNGPGEAREADLGVASGNGKGQIFVKGEVIKTVPEAQIVETLIEEALRIAEESGETGDGTTVGAPVVTVS; this comes from the coding sequence ATGAACGCCCCGACTCCCGCGAACGCCGTGCCGATCGGACTCGGCATGCCCGCCGGGCCACCCCCGGTGCTCGCCCCGCGGCGAAAGACCCGGCAGTTCTTCGTCGGCTCGGTCGGCGTCGGCAGCGACCACCCGATCTCGGTGCAGTCGATGACGACGACCAAGACCCACGACATCAACGCCACGCTCCAGCAGATCGCCGAGCTGACCGCCTCGGGATGCGACATCGTGCGCGTCGCGTGCCCCCGTCCCGAGGACGCGGAAGCGCTGCCGATCATCGCCAAGAAGTCCAAGATCCCGGTGATCGCCGACATCCACTTCCAGCCGAAGTACATCTTCGCCGCGATCGACGCCGGGTGTGCCGCGGTGCGTGTCAACCCGGGCAACATCAAGGAGTTCGACGGTCGGGTGAAGGAGGTCGCCAAGGCGGCCGGTGATGCCGGCATCCCGATCCGGATCGGCGTCAACGCCGGCTCGCTCGACAAGCGCATCCTGCAGAAGTACGGCAAGGCGACCCCCGAGGCCCTCGTCGAGTCGGCGCTCTGGGAGGCCGGGCTGTTCGAGGAGCACGGCTTCGGCGACATCAAGATCTCGGTGAAGCACAACGACCCGGTGATCATGGTGGAGGCCTACCGCCAGCTCGCCGCCGCCTGTGACTACCCGCTGCACCTCGGCGTCACCGAGGCCGGGCCGTCGTTCCAGGGCACGATCAAGTCCGCGGTGGCGTTCGGTGCGCTCCTCAGCGAGGGCATCGGCGACACCATCCGAGTGTCGCTGTCGGCACCGCCGGCCGAGGAGATCAAGGTCGGCGATCAGATCCTGCAGTCGCTGAATCTCCGCCCCCGCAAACTCGAAATCGTCTCCTGCCCGTCGTGCGGACGCGCCCAGGTCGACGTGTACAAACTCGCCGACGAGGTCACCGCGGGACTCGAGGGCATGGAGGTACCGCTGCGCGTCGCCGTGATGGGGTGCGTCGTCAACGGTCCCGGCGAAGCCCGGGAAGCCGACCTCGGCGTCGCATCCGGAAACGGCAAGGGTCAGATCTTCGTCAAGGGTGAGGTCATCAAGACCGTCCCCGAGGCGCAGATCGTGGAGACCTTGATCGAAGAAGCGCTGCGGATCGCCGAGGAATCAGGAGAAACTGGAGACGGTACAACTGTGGGCGCGCCCGTGGTGACCGTTTCGTAG
- a CDS encoding GNAT family N-acetyltransferase, whose protein sequence is MLKLLGDKPLGARDAAAVERVLTSDPVAMCMVAARFETHGINPRLLGGELWTAHNPASSLCFSGANLIPLVGSPGDLDYFSDRAVAAPRACSSIVGRAELVLQMWDQIEPVWGQAREVRPVQPLLALTTCSAVPADPLVRLVTLDDLDAYMPAAIDMFIGEVGVDPTAGDGGRSYRRRLASLITAQRVFARFDGPDVVFKAEIGSLSRRVGQIQGVWVAPDRRGEGLGLGGTAAVAEAVAAHGRIPSLYVNGFNVTARAVYERIGFTEVGTFATVLVD, encoded by the coding sequence TTGCTGAAGCTACTGGGCGACAAGCCGCTCGGCGCTCGTGATGCGGCTGCCGTCGAACGTGTCCTCACCTCCGACCCGGTGGCGATGTGCATGGTGGCGGCCCGATTCGAGACGCACGGGATCAACCCCCGCCTCCTCGGCGGTGAGCTGTGGACGGCGCACAATCCGGCGTCGTCGCTCTGTTTCTCCGGCGCGAATCTGATCCCGCTCGTCGGGTCGCCGGGCGATCTCGACTACTTCTCCGACCGCGCCGTCGCCGCGCCGCGGGCGTGTTCGTCGATCGTCGGCCGCGCCGAACTCGTGTTGCAGATGTGGGACCAGATCGAGCCGGTGTGGGGTCAGGCGCGAGAGGTCAGACCGGTGCAGCCGCTGCTCGCCCTCACCACCTGCTCGGCGGTACCCGCCGACCCCCTGGTGCGGCTGGTGACCCTCGACGACCTGGACGCGTACATGCCCGCGGCCATCGACATGTTCATCGGCGAGGTCGGTGTCGATCCGACGGCCGGCGACGGCGGCCGGTCCTACCGGCGTCGCCTCGCCTCGCTCATCACCGCGCAGCGGGTGTTCGCGCGGTTCGACGGCCCCGACGTGGTGTTCAAGGCCGAGATCGGCTCGCTGTCCCGCCGGGTCGGCCAGATCCAGGGTGTCTGGGTCGCTCCCGACCGTCGTGGCGAGGGGCTCGGGTTGGGCGGCACCGCCGCCGTCGCGGAGGCCGTCGCCGCGCACGGGCGCATCCCCAGTCTCTACGTGAACGGCTTCAACGTCACCGCGCGGGCAGTGTACGAGCGCATCGGATTCACCGAGGTCGGCACCTTCGCGACCGTCCTCGTCGACTGA
- a CDS encoding penicillin-binding transpeptidase domain-containing protein, whose translation MWRMRTRWTPAVIVALCAAVTVATVGCSASEDDGPRRAAERFLQAYADREVASAAALTDAPGVAESAMESAWAGLGAEALESQAGRVRVTGDTAEVDVDYQWALPRGRDWTYDATLRMGRSDDGWAVRWASTNIHPKLGADQRLSLQIVEAPRATVNEADGSEVMVNGSVVGVNFDPVDAAEQGASIAESVTAAVAVLRRFSPSLDEQTITEQVTANRQQYPLARLSHEQFDRLRDQLAIPGVVTNEQAELVPEDPRFAPALLTEVKKVVDSEVSGRAGWRVVTVNPNGLDADVLADHDPDPAPAVSLSLSRTVQNAAQRAVNATNRFQIALVAVQPSTGRILAVAQNPAADRQGPIATTGLYPPGSTFKMVTAAAAISRRMATPDTPVGCPGAIQIGPRLIPNYDGFSLGTVSMLRAFAQSCNTTFAKLASQMGPSDLAHAAAAMGIGQQYEIAGLDAVSGSVPIENELVARSEDGFGQGKVLVSPLGLALVAATVANGTKAPVPQLILDKPTKVEGPTPTMAPEVYDQLRPMMRAVITSGTASVIDGQGAVFGKTGEAEFAGGSHAWFAGYRGDIAFATLVVGGGDSNNAVAVTRDFFGGLGPGYAVRPLP comes from the coding sequence ATGTGGCGCATGCGAACTCGATGGACCCCGGCGGTGATCGTCGCGCTGTGTGCTGCCGTGACGGTGGCCACGGTCGGCTGTTCGGCCTCCGAGGACGACGGTCCGCGCCGCGCCGCCGAACGCTTCCTCCAGGCCTATGCCGACCGTGAGGTCGCCTCCGCGGCCGCGCTGACCGACGCACCCGGCGTTGCGGAGTCCGCGATGGAGTCGGCCTGGGCCGGTCTGGGTGCCGAGGCGCTCGAGTCGCAGGCCGGTCGGGTTCGCGTCACCGGTGACACCGCCGAGGTGGACGTCGACTACCAGTGGGCGCTGCCGCGGGGTCGCGACTGGACCTATGACGCCACCCTGCGGATGGGCCGCTCCGACGACGGCTGGGCGGTGCGCTGGGCGTCGACGAACATCCACCCGAAACTCGGTGCGGACCAACGGCTCTCGCTCCAGATCGTCGAGGCGCCGCGCGCCACGGTCAACGAGGCCGACGGCTCGGAGGTGATGGTCAACGGCAGCGTCGTCGGCGTCAACTTCGACCCGGTCGACGCCGCCGAACAAGGAGCGTCGATCGCCGAGTCGGTGACCGCCGCGGTGGCGGTGCTGCGCCGGTTCAGCCCGTCGCTCGACGAGCAGACGATCACCGAACAGGTCACCGCGAACCGGCAGCAGTACCCGCTCGCCCGGCTCTCGCACGAGCAGTTCGATCGACTGCGCGACCAGCTGGCGATCCCCGGCGTGGTGACCAATGAACAGGCGGAACTGGTCCCCGAGGACCCGAGATTCGCGCCCGCACTGCTGACCGAGGTCAAGAAGGTCGTCGACTCCGAGGTGTCGGGACGCGCGGGCTGGCGCGTGGTCACGGTCAATCCCAACGGCCTCGACGCCGACGTGCTCGCCGATCACGACCCCGACCCCGCGCCGGCGGTCTCGCTGAGCCTGTCCCGGACGGTGCAGAACGCGGCACAGCGAGCGGTCAATGCCACCAACCGTTTTCAGATCGCGCTCGTGGCCGTGCAACCGTCCACCGGACGGATCCTCGCGGTTGCGCAGAATCCCGCCGCCGACCGGCAGGGTCCCATCGCGACGACCGGTCTGTACCCGCCCGGCTCGACGTTCAAGATGGTGACCGCCGCGGCCGCGATCAGCCGACGCATGGCCACCCCCGACACCCCCGTCGGATGTCCCGGTGCGATCCAGATCGGGCCGCGCCTGATCCCGAACTACGACGGTTTCTCGCTCGGCACCGTGTCGATGCTGCGAGCGTTCGCGCAGTCGTGCAACACCACGTTCGCCAAGCTCGCCAGCCAGATGGGTCCGTCGGACCTCGCGCACGCCGCGGCTGCGATGGGCATCGGTCAGCAGTACGAGATCGCCGGCCTCGACGCCGTGTCCGGGTCGGTGCCGATCGAGAACGAACTCGTCGCCCGCAGTGAGGACGGCTTCGGACAGGGCAAGGTGCTCGTCTCGCCGCTGGGCCTCGCGCTCGTGGCAGCGACCGTCGCGAACGGCACCAAGGCGCCGGTGCCGCAACTCATCCTGGACAAGCCCACGAAGGTCGAGGGGCCGACGCCGACCATGGCGCCCGAGGTCTACGACCAGCTCCGCCCGATGATGCGGGCCGTGATCACGAGCGGTACGGCATCGGTGATCGACGGGCAGGGAGCGGTGTTCGGCAAGACAGGTGAGGCTGAGTTCGCCGGCGGGTCACACGCCTGGTTCGCCGGCTACCGCGGCGACATCGCCTTCGCGACCCTCGTCGTGGGTGGCGGGGACTCGAACAACGCGGTGGCCGTCACCCGCGACTTCTTCGGTGGTCTCGGACCGGGGTACGCGGTGCGCCCTCTGCCCTGA
- a CDS encoding heme ABC transporter ATP-binding protein: MVTAETPATTVLGIRAEDVSVVLGEREVVRGVSLDVGPGELVALVGPNGCGKSTLLSALSGTRTPQRGHIEVDGRDVTSTSMRELARHRSLVTQQNRVDTPFTVAQVVAMGRYPWLRTPRAADSPAVIADAMALCELGDIADRPFGQLSGGQQARVSLARALAQDTPVMMLDEPTAALDIHHQEQVLDILRIHRDAGNAVLLVVHDLTLAAAYADRVAVMKDGRLLASGPTSEVMTVDLLSRTYDHPVEVIEHAGRRVVLPVRAEGAPRTPVRDHRRSRG, from the coding sequence ATGGTGACCGCCGAGACCCCGGCCACGACGGTCCTGGGCATCCGCGCAGAGGATGTCTCGGTCGTCCTCGGCGAGCGCGAGGTGGTCCGCGGGGTGTCCCTCGACGTCGGGCCGGGTGAACTCGTCGCCCTGGTCGGACCCAACGGATGTGGCAAGTCGACGCTGCTGTCGGCGCTGTCGGGCACCCGCACGCCACAGCGGGGACACATCGAGGTCGACGGGCGCGACGTCACGTCGACCTCGATGCGCGAACTCGCGCGCCACCGCTCGCTGGTGACGCAGCAGAACCGGGTCGACACGCCCTTCACCGTGGCCCAGGTCGTCGCGATGGGCCGGTACCCGTGGCTGCGGACACCGCGCGCCGCCGACTCCCCCGCCGTGATCGCCGACGCGATGGCGCTTTGTGAACTCGGCGACATCGCCGACCGCCCGTTCGGACAGCTCTCCGGCGGCCAGCAGGCACGCGTCTCCCTGGCTCGTGCACTCGCCCAGGACACTCCCGTGATGATGCTCGACGAGCCGACCGCGGCCCTCGACATCCACCACCAGGAGCAGGTGCTCGACATCCTGCGCATCCATCGCGACGCGGGCAACGCGGTGCTGCTGGTGGTGCACGACCTGACTCTCGCGGCGGCCTACGCCGACCGGGTGGCCGTGATGAAGGACGGCCGGTTGCTGGCGAGCGGACCGACGTCCGAGGTGATGACCGTCGACCTGCTCAGCCGCACCTACGATCACCCCGTCGAGGTCATCGAGCACGCCGGTCGACGGGTGGTCCTGCCCGTCAGGGCAGAGGGCGCACCGCGTACCCCGGTCCGAGACCACCGAAGAAGTCGCGGGTGA
- a CDS encoding FecCD family ABC transporter permease, with translation MTDPAPTRTTTAPATEPTTASTAFPSPGDTPHRVRDLTVVAVMLVATVVLVIVSAGTGKVSVPPLEVLGSIAHHFHLDLGPLPSHPNGEGALWNVRFPRIVLGLFVGAALGAAGCLLQGVLANPLAEPGIIGVSSGAAVGACLMIVLAGGTAGVGGAAGNWALAGAAFVFGLITAAAVYLLSLRDGSSSAIMLVLTGIAVNAFAAGIIAFLTFVATTAAREQIIFWQLGSLAGRTWSEIWVVAPLVVAGVAACLFLVHKLDLLALGDIQAASLGVNVEAVRRQAIILTAVLTAAAVAFAGIIAFVGLVVPHVMRLIVGPRHAILLPTSVIGGALVITAADLAARTMLGDADLPLGMFTSLIGGPVFFILLRRSRHAGAGW, from the coding sequence ATGACCGACCCGGCACCCACCCGGACGACGACAGCGCCGGCGACCGAACCGACCACCGCGTCGACGGCCTTCCCCTCCCCCGGTGACACACCGCATCGGGTCCGCGACCTCACCGTGGTCGCCGTGATGCTGGTCGCCACCGTCGTACTCGTCATCGTGTCGGCCGGCACCGGCAAGGTGTCGGTACCGCCGCTCGAGGTACTCGGCAGCATCGCCCACCACTTCCACCTCGACCTGGGACCGCTTCCGTCACACCCGAACGGCGAGGGCGCGCTGTGGAATGTGCGATTCCCCCGCATCGTGCTCGGACTGTTCGTCGGCGCCGCACTCGGTGCCGCGGGCTGCCTTCTCCAGGGTGTGCTCGCGAATCCGTTGGCCGAGCCGGGCATCATCGGCGTCTCCTCGGGCGCCGCGGTCGGCGCCTGCCTGATGATCGTGCTGGCCGGAGGGACCGCCGGAGTCGGTGGCGCCGCGGGCAATTGGGCTCTCGCCGGTGCCGCGTTCGTGTTCGGTCTGATCACGGCGGCGGCGGTGTACCTGTTGTCCCTCCGGGACGGCTCGTCGTCGGCGATCATGCTCGTGCTCACCGGCATCGCCGTCAACGCGTTCGCCGCCGGGATCATCGCGTTCCTGACCTTCGTCGCGACCACCGCCGCCCGCGAGCAGATCATCTTCTGGCAGCTCGGCTCGCTCGCCGGACGCACCTGGAGCGAGATCTGGGTCGTGGCACCACTCGTCGTCGCGGGTGTCGCCGCCTGCCTGTTCCTCGTCCACAAACTCGATCTGCTGGCCCTCGGCGACATCCAGGCCGCCTCCCTCGGCGTGAACGTCGAAGCCGTCCGTCGCCAGGCGATCATCCTGACCGCGGTGTTGACCGCCGCCGCGGTCGCCTTCGCGGGGATCATCGCCTTCGTCGGCCTCGTGGTACCCCACGTGATGCGCCTCATCGTCGGACCGCGCCACGCGATCCTGCTGCCCACCAGCGTCATCGGCGGGGCCCTGGTCATCACCGCCGCCGACCTCGCCGCCCGGACGATGCTCGGTGACGCCGACCTCCCGCTCGGCATGTTCACGTCGCTGATCGGCGGCCCGGTGTTCTTCATCCTGCTGCGTCGCAGCCGTCACGCGGGTGCCGGATGGTGA